The DNA region CGCGCCGCAGCAAGAAATTGATCTCTCGCGCCAGCGCCTTCTGCCCATAGCCAACCGCGAGGTCTGCGGCCGCCAGCACGTTATCGCCGGCGCGCGCCACGCCCTTGATGCCGAAGCTCGCCGTGCGGTCATCGCGCACCGCGTCGACGCGCTCAAGCTTTTCGAGCATCTTGCGGCGCGACTTGGCCTGCTTGGTCTTCTGCCCGGCGAGATTGCGGCGGATGAATTCTTCGGTGCGCGTGATCAGCTCTTGCTGCTGATCGTACTCGCGCTGCTGCACCAGCCGCCGCTCTTCGCGCTGTTTGACGTAAGCCGTGTAGTTGCCCGTATAAACCGTGGCGCGGCCCGCGTCAATCTCGATGATCTTTGCCGCCGTGCGGTCGAGCAGAAAACGGTCGTGCGAGATGATGACAAAGGCGCGCTTGTATTCGCCGAGAAAATCTTCGAGCCATTCGACGGCGTTAACGTCCAGGTGATTGGTCGGCTCGTCGAGCAGCAAGACATCCGGCTCTGACAACAGCAATTTGGTCAGCGCCAGCCGCGCCTTCTGACCGCCGCTCAACTGGTCGGCGGGCTGACTCAGCTCGCCGCTCTTAAAGCCCAGACCGATCAGCACCGATTCGGCGCGCGCTTGATAGGTAAAGCCGCCGTCGATCTCGTAACGGTGGCGCAGGTCGCTATAGTTGTGCATTACCGCTTCGAGCGCCGCGCCTTCACACTCGGCCATCGCATGTTCGAGTCGCGTCATCTCGGCTTCCATGTCTTGGATGGCGGCAAAGACCGACAGGGCTTCATCGCGAATGCTACGGTCACCGCTGAAGGTGGGTTGTTGGGCGAGCAAGCCGATGCGCAGACCGCGCAGCAGAATCACCTCGCCGCGGTCGGCTTCTTCGCGATGGGTCAGCAGGCGAAAGATCGTCGTCTTGCCGGCGCCGTTGCGGCCCACCAGGCCGACGCGCTCGCCGGGGTTGACTTGCAGGGTCACGCCGCGCAGCACTTCGTGCGCGCCATAGAATTTGTGAACGTCTTCGAGGCGGAACAACATGGCAGGAAGCAGGAGGCAGGAAGCAGGAGGCAGGAAACAGTAGGCGTCCTTTTAGCGAGAAGAAGAGTTGCTGCACTGGCTCAACTTCCTTCCGGACTGCCTCCTGCTTCCTGCCTCCTGCCTACTGGCTCATCGGTTGGCGTTCGCGGCAGCCGGGCGGTTGGCCGCGCCGCTGCCGGCAGCCGGGCGGTTGGCGTTGGCCGTCGCCTGGTTCTGATTCTCGAAGCGCGGCTGCGGCGGCGCGGTCGGCGCGGGCCGCGGCTGCGCCGGGTTCTGCGGCGTCTGGTTGAGCAATTCCGACGGCTTCATCTCGCTGATGATCTGCGGATTCTGGACAATGCGCTCGGCGAGATAGTTCTTGACGCCAGCTTCGTTGACCGCATTCAGCATCAGCGCGTTCAATAGAATGCCCTGGCGCTGCTGGGTGATGGCGTTGGTGATGTTGGCGCGCACGTCATCAAGCGAGAGGTTACGCGGCTGTTCGACCTTGTTATTGACTTTGATGATGTACCAGCGGTTCGAGCCGTTATCCTTGATCGGCTCGGTGTACTGGCCGGTGCTCATCGTCATCAATTTGCCGACCAAATCCGGGCGCGACGGGAAGATCTGCTTCAATTGATCTTCGGTGGCGAACCCGAGCGAGCCGCCACGCAAGGCGCTCTGGGCGTCTTCGCTGGCCTGCGAGGCCAGCGTCGCGAAGTCGGTGCCGCCACGCAGTTGCTCGTAGAGCCTTTTGATCTTCGTTTCGGCCTGGGTGTCGCCGATGGCGTCGTCCGCCGCGCCGTTGTTCTGCGGGTCGGTGGCGATCACCGCGAGGTCAACACCGCGCTCGGCGCGGAATTCGCTCTGATGGTCGCCGTAATACTTCTCGATTTCGGCAGTCGTTGGCTGGGCGACGCGGGCGTTCTGGGCGTCGCGCAGGGCGCTGATGGCCAGCTCGCGGCGGATCTTTTCGCGCACTTCCTCTTCGCTCAGGCCGGCGGCTTTGATCTGCGCCTGGTATTGATCTTCGGTGAGGTTGGCCTGCTGCTTGCGGCGCTGAATCTCTTGATTCACCTTGTTGTCGTCGGGCACCAGATTCTCTTTCTGCGCCCGCTGAAACAGGGCCTCATCCTGAATCAGGTTTTCAAGGGCGGCCAGCCGCGCCGCCACCAACTCTGCCGGCGTCAGCGAGTTGCCGCCGGCTTGATCGAGCTGTTGCTTGATGGCGCTGTCCACCTGTTTCATGGTGATTTCGCGCGAGCCCACCTTGGCGACGGCTTCGCTGTTGTCGGCCTTGCCGTTGCTTTTGCAGGCGGCGATAAACAGGGAAGTGAGGATAACGAGTGCTGCCAAAAGAGTCTTAAAGGACCTGAACACGAGATTGCTCCTTCGCAAAATTGAATTGACGGGACACTTCCCGACCGTGTTAAACTTTCGTTTTGCTTTCATGACAAAATTCTCATCGGAGGTGTAAGACCATGTCAAAACGGTGCGATGTCTGCGGCAAGGGACCGCAGTTCGGTCATCGCGTTTCTCACGCGAATAACCGCACGAACCGCCGCTTCAACCCGAACCTGCAAGCGGTGCGCGCGCTCGTCAGCGGCCGCGCCCAGCGCGTCCGCGTCTGTACGCGCTGCCTGAAGGCCGGCAAAATCGTCAAAGCCGCCTAGCTCGATTTTGGATTTTAGATTTTGGATTGAGGGAGAGGCACATTGAGTTGAAGCGTCCCCTTCGCCAATCCAAAATCCAAAATCGAAAAATCCAAAATTGAAACTTCCCACCCCTTTTCACTCCACCAGCTAATCAGCCAGAGCGATCAGGTCGATCTCGACGCGCACGTCGCGCGGCAGGCGTTTGACTTCGACGGTCGAGCGCGCCGGCGGCACCTCGGCGAAAAAGCTGCCATAGACTTCGTTCATGGCGGCAAATTCGTTCATGTCGGCCAGAAAGACCGTCGTCTTGACGACCCGCTCCATGCTGCTTCCCGCCGCTTCGAGTACGGCGGCCAGGTTACGCATCACCCGCTCGGTCTGCTCGCGGATGCCGCCATCAACGATCTGCATCGTCGCCGGGTCGAAGGCGACCTGCCCCGAAGTGAAGACGAAGCCGCCGGCCTTGACGGCCTGCGAGTATGGGCCGATGGCTTGCGGCGCGCGGTCGGTCTGAATGCGGTCTTTCACCTTGTCTGACTCCACATGGATGAGAATCTAATACCCCGTTGAAATTGCAAATTATCTCAGATGCGCCGGTGCTTGTCCACACGCCGATAGGCCGGGCCGCTATGGAAACGTGCGCTCGCTGTCGCGCATGGCTAGGGCGACAGAGGCGGCTCACTGGAAGTAGGTTTGCAGGTTGTCGCGTGTGACCGTGAGTTTTGCGCCCCAGTTCGGCGTGCCTTCGGGGAAGCGCGCCTCGCGGTTGTTGATGCTCATCTTGACGGCGGGGCGGTTGCCGATGCTCAAGCGGACTTGATTCTGCGCCGGCGGCAGCGATTGCGACTCGCCTTTCTTGAGGGTCACATCGGAAGGCTTTTGCGCATCATCAATCCAGTAGCGGATCGAGCAGTTGTCTACCGTCGCCTCGAACTTCACGACCAGCGGCTCGCCTGCCACGGCGGGCGGCGCTGAACCTGATGCGCCGTTTGATGCGGGCGGCGGGTTGCTTGCCGGGTTGCTCTGCGTGTTGCTGTTGGCTGGCGCGCTGTTGGCGCGTGACGGGCTCTCAGGCGACGTGCGATTCAACTGGCGGACGAGGGCCAGCACGATGATGATGATGAAGATGGCGATGCCGCCACCGATGACAATCGTCGTCCAGTTGATTTGTGGGCCGGTCGGCTTATAAGTCACCGGCTCGGCGCGGCGTGTTGCGGGGCGGCTGACCGGGCGTGAGGGTTCGATAATCGTTTTCGGGCGCGACTCGATCTGCGGCGGCGCTTCAGCCGCGCCGCCCGCGGTCTGCTGCTGGTAGAGAGCAATCGCTTCATCTTCGTCCATGCCGACTTGCTTGGCGAAGGAACGGATGAACGAGCGCGTGAAGATGCCGCCGGGTAGCACCCCGTAATTGTCCGCTTCGATGGCTTTCAAGAAACGGGTGCCGATGCGCGTCGCTTCCGAAATATCGTTCAGCGCGATCTGACGCTCTTCGCGCCTGCGTTTGAGTTCTTCGCCCAGTGTCGGCATAGTCGCCGAGCGACCTCTCTTGTCCAGCAAAATCCGAGGGGGATTAAAACAACCTCATCTTAGAAAAACCCTTTTGCACTGTCAAGCAAAGCCTCTGATTTACAAACTCACGCTTGCTTGTCAATAGGATTGGGATTAGAATGAGAGCGTCTATGTGGGCGATTGAAGGGCGGGGCGGAAGTACAGCACTTGGAAGGTCGTTCTGACCGGCCACCGTTTCTGTCAGGCAACCTATTAAAATTCGCGGGCGACAGCGCATGCCGCCTGATGCCGAATCAATCAACGCTCCAGAGGCCGGGCACACCGGCCCACTCTGCCGGAGGGCAAAGCCATGAGAGGTAGATTAGCGTGCGCCTTCCTGATCGTGTTCCTGTTCTTGTCATTGGCGCCGTTCGACCGTGCGATTGCACAGAAGGAGAGTAAAAACTCTCCGGCGCAGGCGACTGCCGATGCTAAAGAGGCGGCCAAAACCGACGACGACAAAGCCGCGCCCAAGCCTGCCGACCTGAAGACCGGCCCGAACGGCCAGATCTTCCTGGGCACCGGCGTCGTCAACGTCCTGGTCAGCGTCACCGATACCTACGGACGGTTTGTGACCGGCCTGACGCAGGATCACTTCGACCTCTTCGACGACAAGGTCAAGCAGCACATCCACCACTTCACCGACGAAGATGCGCCGATCTCGGTCGGCATCGTCTACGATGTGTCGGGATCGATGAAGGATCGCATTATGCGCTCGATCAAAGCGCTGCGCCGCTTCATGGAGACCTCGCACGAAGACGACGACTTCTTCCTTATCGGCTTCAATGACCGCGCCAAGCTAGTGCAGGATTTCACCACCTCAAGCGAGCAGGTCGTCGGCCACCTGATGTTCGTCAACCCCAAAGGCTCGACCGCGCTTTATGACGCCGCCTATCTGGCGGTCGAGAAGGTCGCGCAGGGGCGGCATCAGAAGAAAGCCCTGCTGATTATCTCTGACGGCCAGGACAACAACAGCCGCTACACTTACAAAGAGCTGCGCAATCGCGTCAAAGAAGCCGACGTGCAGATCTATGCTATCGGCATCACCGACCCGGCTTCAGACTCCCTGGCCGGTTACGGCCGCGGCGTGCTCGAAGAGATTTCGCGTATGACGGGCGGGCGCTCATTCTTCCCGAACGCCTACAACGAGCCGGAATTGGTCGAAATCTGCACACGCATTGCGCTTGAGCTGCGGCACCAGTACTCCATCGGCTATTACCCGTCGGATATGACGAGCGACGCCAAGTGGCATAAGGTGATGGTCAAGGTGAACCCCCCGAAAGGGCTTGGCCGGCTGTCGCTGTCTTACAGAGACGGCTATCAATCGTTCAAGAAATAAACGGCGCGTCCCGGCCGCCCGTCGAGCGTTCGACGGCGGCCGGGCGCGGTCTCGCTGCCAGCCTTAAAGTTCGACTCCGCTCACCTGCTTTCGGCAACCGATGTGACGGTCGCGCGCATCCCAGACCAGGCAGCGAAGGGAAGGCGCTCGCCGCCGGCATCACTGTTTCCAAACCCACATCGCGCGGAGTAGAATTTGCCTATGAAAGCTGTACAGACCCGATTGCTCGCCGTGAGCCTCGCATGGCTCGTGCTGCTCGTCGGTTCGTTCGCTAACGTCTCGGCGGCTGACGACCAGGAGAAGCCGAACAAGCCGACCCTCAACAAGCCGCAACACCCCGACCCGAAAGAGAAAGAGGCGGAAGGCCAGGACGATCAGGGTGTCATCCGC from Blastocatellia bacterium includes:
- a CDS encoding RidA family protein; translation: MKDRIQTDRAPQAIGPYSQAVKAGGFVFTSGQVAFDPATMQIVDGGIREQTERVMRNLAAVLEAAGSSMERVVKTTVFLADMNEFAAMNEVYGSFFAEVPPARSTVEVKRLPRDVRVEIDLIALAD
- a CDS encoding VWA domain-containing protein — protein: MRGRLACAFLIVFLFLSLAPFDRAIAQKESKNSPAQATADAKEAAKTDDDKAAPKPADLKTGPNGQIFLGTGVVNVLVSVTDTYGRFVTGLTQDHFDLFDDKVKQHIHHFTDEDAPISVGIVYDVSGSMKDRIMRSIKALRRFMETSHEDDDFFLIGFNDRAKLVQDFTTSSEQVVGHLMFVNPKGSTALYDAAYLAVEKVAQGRHQKKALLIISDGQDNNSRYTYKELRNRVKEADVQIYAIGITDPASDSLAGYGRGVLEEISRMTGGRSFFPNAYNEPELVEICTRIALELRHQYSIGYYPSDMTSDAKWHKVMVKVNPPKGLGRLSLSYRDGYQSFKK
- a CDS encoding helix-turn-helix domain-containing protein, with translation MPTLGEELKRRREERQIALNDISEATRIGTRFLKAIEADNYGVLPGGIFTRSFIRSFAKQVGMDEDEAIALYQQQTAGGAAEAPPQIESRPKTIIEPSRPVSRPATRRAEPVTYKPTGPQINWTTIVIGGGIAIFIIIIVLALVRQLNRTSPESPSRANSAPANSNTQSNPASNPPPASNGASGSAPPAVAGEPLVVKFEATVDNCSIRYWIDDAQKPSDVTLKKGESQSLPPAQNQVRLSIGNRPAVKMSINNREARFPEGTPNWGAKLTVTRDNLQTYFQ
- a CDS encoding SurA N-terminal domain-containing protein encodes the protein MKAKRKFNTVGKCPVNSILRRSNLVFRSFKTLLAALVILTSLFIAACKSNGKADNSEAVAKVGSREITMKQVDSAIKQQLDQAGGNSLTPAELVAARLAALENLIQDEALFQRAQKENLVPDDNKVNQEIQRRKQQANLTEDQYQAQIKAAGLSEEEVREKIRRELAISALRDAQNARVAQPTTAEIEKYYGDHQSEFRAERGVDLAVIATDPQNNGAADDAIGDTQAETKIKRLYEQLRGGTDFATLASQASEDAQSALRGGSLGFATEDQLKQIFPSRPDLVGKLMTMSTGQYTEPIKDNGSNRWYIIKVNNKVEQPRNLSLDDVRANITNAITQQRQGILLNALMLNAVNEAGVKNYLAERIVQNPQIISEMKPSELLNQTPQNPAQPRPAPTAPPQPRFENQNQATANANRPAAGSGAANRPAAANANR
- a CDS encoding ABC-F family ATP-binding cassette domain-containing protein, giving the protein MLFRLEDVHKFYGAHEVLRGVTLQVNPGERVGLVGRNGAGKTTIFRLLTHREEADRGEVILLRGLRIGLLAQQPTFSGDRSIRDEALSVFAAIQDMEAEMTRLEHAMAECEGAALEAVMHNYSDLRHRYEIDGGFTYQARAESVLIGLGFKSGELSQPADQLSGGQKARLALTKLLLSEPDVLLLDEPTNHLDVNAVEWLEDFLGEYKRAFVIISHDRFLLDRTAAKIIEIDAGRATVYTGNYTAYVKQREERRLVQQREYDQQQELITRTEEFIRRNLAGQKTKQAKSRRKMLEKLERVDAVRDDRTASFGIKGVARAGDNVLAAADLAVGYGQKALAREINFLLRRGERLGIIGPNGTGKTTFLKTLIGDLEPLDGGFTWGANVQMEYFDQELESLDLSSTVIEEIAVAAPRATPNELRGYLARFLFTGDDIFKPVAGLSGGEKSRLALAKLIYSQANVLVLDEPTNHLDIPAREALEQALVEYPGTIITVSHDRYFLDKLATEILHFDNGAAVYHTGSYSDFYAEHHRKPLAAAAPQKARSAKPTAKPRANPQTKTRRRKIEEIEQEIHERERDLAALSEQLANAAADWGPEKYAEIGQRQHDLQARLESLYGEWEASGSNE
- the rpmB gene encoding 50S ribosomal protein L28; the protein is MSKRCDVCGKGPQFGHRVSHANNRTNRRFNPNLQAVRALVSGRAQRVRVCTRCLKAGKIVKAA